The following DNA comes from Gammaproteobacteria bacterium.
GGAAAACAAAATGATTTTGATGTTATCTCTTTGCGTTCTCTGCGGTGAACGCAGTGTGTAGGGTGGGCACGTTGTTTGTGCCCACACGGAATCATATGCAGTTGACATGTGGGCACAAACAACGTGCCCACCCTACCAACTGGAAGGCCGCGGCATCGTGGTCAAGAATCATTGCTACGGCTGCACCGCCGGGCAGGGCAGTAGTTGCGGTGGGGCGTTAAATTAAAAACGATTCACCGCGGAGGACGCGGAGGAAAACAAAATGATTTTGATGTTATCTCTTTGTGTCCTCTGCGGTGAATGCAGTTCTTTTATGAGGAAAAGACTATGAACGTGCAACAGAATGTCATGGAGCGTTATTCCGAAGGCGCCAAGGAACGTCAGGCCGCCTTATGCTGTCCGGTGAGTTACGACCAGGGCTTATTAAAAATTCTGCCGCAGGAAATCATCGAAAAGGATTACGGCTGCGGCGACCCCTCCCGTTATGTGCGTGAGGGTGATGTCGTCCTGGATTTAGGCAGCGGCGCGGGCAAGATCTGTTACATGGCGGCGCAACGGGTGGGCCCGCACGGCCGCGTTATCGGCGTGGACATGACCGACGACATGCTCGCCCTGGCGCGCAAGTATCAGCCCGAGATGACGCAAACGCTGGGCGGCGACCGGGTGCGATTCGTAAAGGGCTATATCGAAGATCTGGCGCTCGATATCGAGGCGATGGAGCGCTATCTGGCGGAGCACCCGGTGAGCAACGCCAACGATCTTGCCGCACTCGAAGGCTGGAAGACCGCGCAGCGCAGCAAGCAGCCACTGATCGCCGACAATTCCGTAGATCTGGTGATCTCCAACTGCGTGCTCAATCTGGTGGATGAAAAGCACAAGCAGCAATTGGTGCAGGAGATCTTCCGTGTACTCAAACCCGGCGGGCGCGTGGCGATTTCCGACATCGTGAGCGACGAGGTTGTCCCCGCGCATCTGCGCGCCGATCCCATGCTGTGGAGCGGCTGCATCTCCGGCGCATTTCAGGAACAGGAGTTTATCCGTACCTTCAAAGATAGCGGTTTCCTCGCAGCCTGTTATGACAAGTGGGACGCCGAACCCTGGCAAGTGATCGAGGGCATCGAATTCCGCTCCGTGACGCTCACGGCGGTGAAAGGCGCAGACACGGAGTGTCTCGATTACGGCCATGCCGTCATCTACCGCGGCCCGTATGCCACCATTACCGATGACGAGGGCCATGTCTATCTACGCGGCGAACGAATGGCGGTCTGCGAGCGTACTTATAAGTTTCTGACTGAAGGTCCGTACAGAGATGATTTCATCGGTATCGCACCGGCCGTGCAGCGCGAACCGGTCAATTGGTGCGCGCCCGCCGGCGCCTTGCGCCCCGCGGCGGAGACCAAAGGGGCGGCACATACGCAAACCGGCGTAAGCTCGGGTTGTTGTTAGCCGCAAAATCTTTAAAAAAACGATTCACCGCGGAGGGCGCGGAGGGAAATATTGTGTTTTGATCTTGCCCCCTGCGGTGCATAAGGTCTTCTTGCGCCGCCATTGAATGGCGGTATCATAAGCAATGGCGCGTCACATCGCATTCCTATTCCCGCTCCTCTGCTGCTTCTTCCAAGTCGCGCACGCAGACATCACGCTGCGTCTCTCAGAAGTTGCCAGTGGCCTGAAAAACCCTCTCTACCTCACCAGCCCATCCGGCG
Coding sequences within:
- a CDS encoding methyltransferase domain-containing protein — protein: MNVQQNVMERYSEGAKERQAALCCPVSYDQGLLKILPQEIIEKDYGCGDPSRYVREGDVVLDLGSGAGKICYMAAQRVGPHGRVIGVDMTDDMLALARKYQPEMTQTLGGDRVRFVKGYIEDLALDIEAMERYLAEHPVSNANDLAALEGWKTAQRSKQPLIADNSVDLVISNCVLNLVDEKHKQQLVQEIFRVLKPGGRVAISDIVSDEVVPAHLRADPMLWSGCISGAFQEQEFIRTFKDSGFLAACYDKWDAEPWQVIEGIEFRSVTLTAVKGADTECLDYGHAVIYRGPYATITDDEGHVYLRGERMAVCERTYKFLTEGPYRDDFIGIAPAVQREPVNWCAPAGALRPAAETKGAAHTQTGVSSGCC